One Apteryx mantelli isolate bAptMan1 chromosome 2, bAptMan1.hap1, whole genome shotgun sequence genomic window, cccctgttttttttctttttcaaaaagcaagCCTCAATGCAGGTGCAGCTTTTAGcctggaaaaagtaatttaagttCCCGCAAAGCACACGCTGAAACCCATCAACCTCGCTCAGCAGCCCAGTCACTCCAACGTGACTGTAACGTACCTTTGCCCTGATTGTACCTGCTCTTTCCATGCTCAAAAACATCTGTCTTCAGTGAAAGGAAAGGCAGGTATAAGCGGCAGAGCTTTGCAGGGGAAGGGTAAATACTTGCCACCAATAGGGACTGAGGTTGTCAGCTGTGCCTCAGCTTATCAGCGACCAGATGTGAATAAagagccttctcctgccccaggccaggtCAAAACCCCGGACGGGCGCAGAGCTCTCATGGCTCTCTGGGTAACTCTTCTTTGTTCCCTGGTAGCATCGCTGCTTGGTGGCCTCTACCTCCTGGGAGCGTTTCGAAGGAGGAGAGCCAATGAGCCCCCTCTGGACAAGGGTCACATCCCGTGGCTGGGTTACGCCCTGGATTTCAGAAAGGACAGTTCAGAGTTTCTAAAGAGGATGCAGAGAAAACACGGGGATATTTTCACAGTGCTACTCGGAGGCTATTACTTCACCTTCGTGATGGACCCCTTTTGCTTTGGCGCCATAGTGAAGGAATCACGAGCCAAACTAGACTTTAAGAAGTTTGCATCCGAACTGGTCCGCCGGGTTTTTGGATACCAGTCCGTTGAAGTCAGCCACAAGATTATTCAGCTATCAAGCACGAAGCATCTGATGGGGGATGGACTCGTTGTCATGACACAAGCCATGATGGAGAACTTGCAGAAGCTGATGCTTTTCAAGATGAACTCAGGAGAGAGGGAGCGAACGTGGCAAGAGGACAGTCTCTTCAACTACTGCTACAACATCATCTTCAGAGCTGGGTACCTGGCTTTGTACGGCAGTGAGCCACACCAAGGGGCAGACAACAAGGAGAAAGCTAACGAGCACGATCGTGTTCACTCTGATGAGCTGTTCTATGAATTCCGGAAGTACGACCGCCTCTTCCCTCGTCTGGCCTATGCCGTGTTGCCTCCCAAAGACAAAATTGAAGCTGAGCGGCTCAAGAGGCTCTTCTGGAGCATGCTGTCTGTGAAGAAGAGCCGACAGAAGGACAACATCAGTGGGTGGGTAAGTGACCAAGAGCAGTCCCTGGCAGAAAACGGTGTTCCCGAGTACATGAGGGATCGTTTCATGTTTCTGCTCCTCTGGGCATCCCAAGGCAATACTGGCCCAGCTGCCTTCTGGCTCCTCTTCTATCTAATGAAACATCCAGAAGCTATGAAGGCTGTGAAGGAAGAAGTGGATAAAGTCTCCAGGGAGAGCGGCCAGGAAGTGAAGCCAGGTAGGCCACCAATTAACGTCACTAGGGACATGTTAAACCAGACCCCTCTTCTGGACAGTgctctggaggagaccctgcggcTGGTTGCAGCCCCAATCCTTATCAGAGCCGTCCTGCAGGACATGACCCTTAAGACGAGCGACGGGACAGAGTACGCTCTCCGCAAAGGAGACAGGGTGGCTTTGTTCCCACATGCCTCTGTGCAGATGGACCCAGAAATCCATCCCGAGCCTCACCGATTTAAATATGACCGGTTCCTAAACCCAGATGGCACCAGGAAAGATTTCTACAAGAATGggaaaaagctgaagtatttcagCATGCCTTGGGGAGCAGGGATATCCATCTGTCCTGGGCGGTTCTTCGCGACCAATGAAATGAAACTGTTTgtgttcttgatgctgacttactATGACTTGGAGCTGCTTGACGGAGAAGAGGAGATCCCGCCGATagacagcagccgctggggatttGGAACGATGCAGCCCATTCGTGACGTTCGCTTCAGATACCGGCCGCgcttttaatttgaaaagccTCGTTACGTTCGGCCTCCTGGCTTGTTTAGGAGCTGTTGGTGAAATAAACTGCACAAAACTCCTCCCACGGGTATCGGATCCGTGCAGAGCGCTTTCGTGAGAGCAAATGCTGGTATGACCTCGCTTGTTTAACAGTTATTgtggcttttctctttatttccattgcacgtttcactgctctgtgtctatggttattgtattgtttttacttcagtttaGCCTTGGGACTGTGTTATTTTGTTATCAGACTCTTAACGatgtattgaaatgaaatgaagcaagCAGACATCCTAGCATATTTTCCGCGTGAAGCATATCCGCGGCAGAATGGCATCAGCCCGCACGCTGGGGAtttgtctccctcctccccactttTCCCCTTGTCAATCCGAAACGTCTCACTGCGTTCAGAAAGGCACTGAAAGGTCGGAGAACAATAAatatgctctctgcagctgcaagggtttCATCGTGGGCTTAGCACTGTCTGGCCTGTCATCTCCTTTCGGCATCAGGTTAAAATGCATTCCCCTGAGGTCCCCAGACAGACGCCCCTCAGAGCAGAGGTAGGACCTACTGACCACAGACACCCCCACAACACACAACTGCTCACACCTAAGAAGAGGAGAGAGCTTGCTGGTCTCATTTGCTACATTACTGGGAGGCAAAGGGAGTTGCAAACATCAGTAATAACCTAAGGTACCATTTTCATGCATCTGCATGATTTAAGACGTGGATTTAAGCCTTTCCAGGGCTGCGAGCAGGTGCACGTTCAAGCCCAGTGTCTTGTGCACAGCTGCTGGGGATAAAAAGGGTatttgcatctgtgtgtgtgtgtttggattcATCCTACCTGCTGTAACGCGGCTGGAGCGTGGCTACCTACAGCTGGGTTCGTTCCCCCACAGCACCGAACCAAATCACTGGTTCAGTCCAGCTCGTTGAACGTGCCCAGAAATGTCCGAGTCTGCAGGCTGGCCAGGAGCAGATCTGCCCTCCTGCGAGAGAAAAGAGAGTGtagctaaaattaaattttattttattttctccaggtcAAGGTTTTAACCAGCAGAGCTGGTCTTGAGCCCCATGGGCTGGTGGCATTGCCCAGAAGATGCTTCCTGGCAAGGGCTTCCCCCCTGCCAAACTCAGCCCCCGTTCTCTTGTCCTCTTGCCAGTCCCGCTTGGGGAAGGCGATGGCAAGGGCAGACACTGGGTTCATCCCAGGGCTCCGGGCCCTTGGGGACAGCGGGGGACACCAGGGTGCATCAACCCCGCTTCCCGTTGGCCCCTCTTTCCCCCAGCATGCTCCAGCAGCGGAGCAGCCCACAACGGCCGGAGGGGGCTGTGGCAGTCGgggagtggtggaggagaagacaGGACTGGGGCAGGAGCGAGGACCACAACAACCTCGATCACCCGTGGGCTGCAGCCACAGCTACCTCTGGGCCACAAAACATCCCTGCTTTATGCACCTGTAACAGCCAGCCCAATAAAAGCTAAAACTTTGCCTTGCAAATATtgctttgcttcttcccttccgcGGTCACAGCAGCTCTTACAAGAGTTAAAGCACAGCCTTGCCGGGGGACAGCAGACTGGTTTTACCCCGATGCTAACCTTGGACTTTGGCGATTACATATGACCGAGGAACCCAACTCAAACATTTTCAGGTGTGTCAAAACATCAAAGCCAAATTTGGCTTTATTCTCTGGAGGCCAGAGTTATGTTGTAACTGCATCTCGAGGGCAAACTACAGGCCTTATAGCGCTGGAAAATTCAGAGAGAAGTGGTCAAGCACCTGGGGCACCACTAGGATAAATAAAAATGCCCCGTTTCCCAGTAGAGTCAGGCCCTGAAGCTAATGCTGTTATCCAAAAAACTGGCCTGACGCTCTCGCAGCAATGAGCTGGCACCCATCCAGTTATGCCGAGCGAGGGGCAGAAAGCAGAGCCGTGCTTGCGAGGTGGCACTGGCGCAGAAGTTGGCTGGCTGCGATGCCTTCTGTCCCACCGCTGTCTTCAAGTATCGCTTAGTGGGTGCCCTTCCTTTGGCATTATCTTCAGGCTGttgtggaggaaagagaggaaaattagATAGGGAGAAGGAAAACACGTCCACGTAAGACAGGAGTGACGGCAAGAACCTCAGGGAGACTGGAAGCACCTTCTGGTCTTGATGGGGGGTCTTCAAACCCTCAGAGCTCCTGTACACCTGCCCCCGGGCGAAACAGGCAGACGTATCACGCCACTGTGGGCATCCAGCTGAGGCTGTTGTGCCGTTAGGTGACACGTCCCAAGCGCTCGAGCCAGCTCACCAACCTCTCCCACCACTCCACATCGCTCAGCCACCAGCGCTGGCTGCATCAAAGCCTTTGGTGACTGCTCCAGCCTCTCACTCACCAGGAGACACGTGCGGGAGCCCCATATGGGTCCTGGTTATGAAGGGAAGACGAAGTGACATCCCCACCTCAAGGCACGCTTTAGAGAGGATTTTTTGTGCAGCTGGCTTGCATGAGGGTCATAAATGGCTAGGGCCTGGTGCATACATGCCGGCATTACTTGCATGGCATAGGGTCTCCTCGCTTGGGTCGGGGTGAGTTGGACAGGTCCTGAGCAAACACGGACTGAGTTTGGGAAATGGAGGCAACATAATACGTTGCATTTTCCTTAGGCATATTCCCCATGAGGGCACATTAGCAGTGCACGACTGGGCCTTCCCCTCCTGACAGCTCCCTGGGGTAAGGCCGGGAGAGGTGACCCAGAGCTGGGCGATGACCTGAAGGACTCAGGGAGCTCCAACACCGCAGCAACGTGGGAACTTTCAGATGGCCGCTTTAAAGAGAACCTTTTAAACGCTGTAAAGAGAACCACCCCGGTACCTTTGGCAGCGGTATCCAGAGCTAGTCTCTATTTCTAATGAGGCAGGAGCTTTTTCTGGGCCATTCAGAAGCTACATAGCGAGGGTGCAGTTTCACACCCCCAAGGTCTCTGGCAGCAACACAGTACAACAATACTGTGGaaggatataaaaataatgaCAACGACAACGGTTCCGCAGAAAAATCTAGCTTTACCTCTTTGTCAGAACGGTTTATTTAGCATTAGTTAACAAAACAATATTGAGTCTATAAAAGACTTCAGACATGCTCAGGTGCATGCAAATGTGAGAAgcaaaaaaatcacttaattggAGTCATACAAGAAAGAGGAGCGTCAAAGCTCCAGGTGAGTTAATCGGCAATCCAAGTTTTACGCGTAGGCAGGTTGTCCCCCAACATTGAGCTTTCCAACCCAAAGTGCTCCAGCAAGAGTAAAGAACGAGGCTGTGCCAACGGAAACCTCCTTGAATTCGTAAAATAAGTTAAATCCGAAGGAATCCGGGGTTCTGAAAAGTTTAATGGGCCGGATCTCATAACAGTGCCCATCTCCCATAATGTCTCTGCCCCCCAGAGAATCGGGCATGGAGTCTGGCCCTGAAACCTTTGGTTTCTCTTCTTTCGTGCACCATGAAGGCAAGATAACTTTGACATTCAAAGCTTTACAGTCTAATCCGTGTCTGCTCTGCGCAGCACAGTGAAAGCTCCTCTAATCTCAGTTACTCTTTCTGTACTATGCCAGAGGACTCGTAATGCTGTACGTTTCGGGTTTCGAACACTATGGGGTTGAATGTGATGGAAAGCGCTGCCGCTGTTTAAACAGCGTCACTTCTACGCGACGGTACTAAACCGTAATACATCAGGAACCGATTTCCGGTTCTCCTCCCTCTCgacgcagccagctgctgctctgagaaagCATCCTATCACACGCTGCTCCTAAGGAAAACTCAAGGAACTCAGCAGAACCAACAGATACATCCTTCACTTCACAGAAACGCAAAGGAACACGGAGGTTATAAGTACAAAGAAATTATACAGCTGATACCACCCATGGTAAAGGAAAGCAGTGCCTttcagcagcttctgaagaacaaaGAGGTACATGAAACTTGAGGATGCTTTGGATTTTTCTGAAGAATCAAAGCATACGGCATTTGCCCACGGCACTGCTTTCACGTCTCTGGATAGGTGTGCCTGTGCACCCCCCAGAAAACAGCCGCTGCGCTTCGAACTACCAAGGTCTCTTAGCCATAAATCTTCGGCGCATAACGAGGTCGTGGTCATTATTGCGTCTGATGCCTTTACTGCTGTGCAATTACATTTAAAGCCATCCTAAGCGAAAGCACCGTCTAACCCACTTTTCTCCAACGCACTGTTCACACGGCCTGCAAGCGTCTTTGATGTCCCCCCCTGAGACTCCAGGAATCTCAGCATCTAAAACCGAGGCTGACAGGAAGAGTGAAGTGTAAAGTTATCTGTGGCACGTTATTGTCTGTGGCCTGCAAAGGTGAGAACTGCACTACTACGTGATTGAGTGCAATTGCTGGTCAGTCCCAGCCCCAATTTCTCTTTGCTCGTGTCGGTAGAAGAGTTGCTGTACATGCTATGGCAGAGCGAGTACGTTCTATCCAGATACCACCTGGACCACACAGGTCAAAACAGGTTTCCTCTATCCAGAGATCTTCAGTTCATTCAACAACACGgttgctgtgctgaaaattcATAACGCTCTAGGTAATTACCCTAGTAGAGGGCGGCTTTTAACGTGCAGGCATTTAGCAAAATGACCGTAACCATGTCATTGAGATTCCCTGGCTTTGCCACATCTCCCACAAGCCTGGGAACAGGCATTTGTCCTGTGGCCAAGCTCCTTCCACCCTGTCACACCACATGTGGAAATATCCTGCGGCAGGCTGAATGCACAGATCCGAAACAGTGCAACAGTGCGTTTTCTACGGGGAGCCAAGCAAGGCAGGGACTTCACAGCAGCAACCCACTCACACACTGCTTTCCAGGCTTGGCAGCTGCCTAACGGCCTCGGATGTGCTCAGAAAGGGCTTGCTGCACAGGCCCGTTTTAGCCTGCTTGTGAGGGAGGCCACACAACTAAAATTCTCCATCCGCCTCCTCTGGGAACTTCTTTCCTAGAGAAGCCCATACTCCAAGTCACAGCttggcaaagctgctttttcacaggTTTGCACATTTGCTCTTTAACACACTTCTAAGACAATGGATGCAGACAAAGAAAGACAGGGGAGGGGTTGCTTTAAGATCTCATGTGACAGGCAAGTCTACTTCAAGGTCTAGTGGGAGACTTCAAATGCCTgtccaaagaaaagcagagcttcaTGGTTTTACAAACCATGAACATTGGGCGTTCATGGAGAACAGTAACTCTGCTCAAAGCCAAGCAAGCTATCGCCACTTGCAggatcaggaaaaggaagagatgcaactCATCAGTTACTGGAAAGCCCCCATCTACGCTAACACTGTCACACACATAACGCTTAATTACTCCTCCTGCAAAGGGAGGTACACTTTGCAGGGAGGTTCTTCTTCACAGCTAGAAGTATTCTCCTCTAGCTTGGGTGGCAAAGCCCTGTGTTTAAGCCGGGGTCAGGCCCTGTGAGGACAGTGCTGTCTGGTTGTGTACTTGGCCAGGCAAGCAACATGCTGAGCCCAGCCACCCACGGATGCTGGCAGAGTCCCACCACTCCACCCTTTTGTCTGGTACTTGGCAAATACATAGGATCACGGGGTaagtcaggttggaagggacctcaggagctctccagtccaatcttttgctcaaagcagggtcagctatcagctcagaccaggctgctcagagctttatccggTTGGGCCTTTCTGTCCAAAGCCCTTAGATACGCTGCTATTCACCATCAGCTCAAAAAGAGGCAGGTGCTACACTTCGTActatttccccttggcgaagcttTCTGATATTTACTCTGATTTCATCCTACAGTCTAATTATCACCTTCTCTAACTCCTCCTTGCCTCAGGGCTGTTTTATGATCATAACTGTTTATTGACTTCTTTTGGAttgcaggcaggtgagaaagcccATCCGTCACTCAAACCTTGCTGCGGTTGTTACTGTGGGACGAGCAGCGCAGTAACATCTGAAAGGGTGTCTGGTGCCGCGTCCTGGGACAAGGGGCAGAAGTCTTTGTGTTCGCATGCGTGGAGTTTTCCTGACTTCAGGGAAGGATTTGCAAAGCTACTCGGGGATGGTAGCTAGTCCCATTCAGAACTGGCTAGACAAATCCGTCCTGGTTATTCCAGGAAGCTTGGAGCCAAGTGACACACATACTGTCAAGTTACCATCAGTCAGATGAGCCATACTAACAGTCCAGGCATTCATTCCTACCCTGTGGCAAATGCAAGAATTGGATTTGTTCACAGTTATGCTAAACTGCGTTCACACAGAGCTAAATGCACAACTCCAGGCAGTTACCCTAACTCAGCTGATGCACAGTAACTTGACAGTATCCTTTAGTGCCAAACACTAAATGCAGAAGCGGGGAGGGAGACAATTCACCGGCGTCTTCTCATCTGCTTCACTGTGCAATCATCAGGCCGTACTTGGAGCACAGCAGgccccttttcttttcccgttCCATGAGGAAATTCCTCAATTTGGTGGTGGGAAAGGTAACCAGCGCTTGCTGTCTGTTGTCCAAACCTGTCTCTTGGAGCCATGGGCTCTGAAGGCACTCTGAGGCTGATGGCCTTCCCCCAGGACACAAAAATGTGAGAACATCAGTCAAGGAGCCATGCTGGGTGAGGAAGCTcctaagaaatggagagaaagaaggggCAATAACCAGGATCTGCATAAACTGTCCTGTTGGGAAAGGAGACACTGCCTTACCAGGGATTTGCacacagcgtgctctggagaaaCGACACTGCCCCTCCCGAGAGACCGGCATAGCATCGCGTGAGCTTCACTTTCCCCTTCCTGGTCGTTCTCAGGAATTCACAGGCTATGTCAGAGCTGATGGGGTAGTTGGCACTCAACCTAACCCAAAAGAACAACTATTCAGCATGAAAGGCCACTCCAGAGATGCTTCTGCTCCCAGGAATTCccacccagcagtgagaggaaggTCATGCAGTGTTCTTCAGTGGGTTTTATGACTTTGGATGCTTAGCCATTTGGTGTAATTCAAATTTTCCAGTTAAAGTTGGGGCTTTTGAAATGAAGTTGAGTGAGAAACACAAGCAGCTGCTGGGTCTACTTTTAGAATAAAGGAGCTATACAGGCAGCTCGTTGCTCCATCTGGAGACATCTCTGGGCCATGAGCATcctggcacggggcagccagctgCACACCCTCCATCACCCTTCTGTGGCATCGCCAAGGAGAAAAGACATAACTGAGGTTGAGGTATCCAAGTCAATGCATCACCCCTGGTTGATGACTCTGAAATTGCACTTTTAAAGTGACTACTGTGGCAGACTGACTTACATGATGAATGCTGTGATTCCAATGGACCAGAGGTCAGTCTGAGGGAGGGCTCCTTGCTCTGTCAGCAGTTCTGGAGCTAGAAAAGCAAATGCGAGTGAACCAAGCTCTGTTCCACACTCCAGCACTACGATCAGCACAAAAGCAGTAGGTACTTCTGTACTTTGCTACATTCCccaaaggatggagaaaaaaaccATCTAGCACAGGCAGGTGCTCGAGGTAGGACATCTCCATGGGTCATAAATGCAATGAAACTTTGAGAACATAAAACCAATGGGCACCTCTGAGCTCATTTCTAAGGggctttgttttttggggtttcttGCACCTCCTGATCTGGCTGGTTTACTACTTCCCATTTTATGTATCATGTACGTTTCCCACGGGGGATGCTGAGGGCCCGGTCTCCTCCTCACTGGTAAAAAACAGATGTCTCTTCTCTCCTATCAACCCCATGACACCAATGGGAATATGAGGGCTAGAGCATGAATATTCCTATGGATATAGCATATGTTCACAAGGGGTTCTGTGGCTTTCAGGGACATCCCTGATGTCAGCTTTGTGGTTTGCCAGTCGAGTC contains:
- the LOC136991310 gene encoding 5-beta-cholestane-3-alpha,7-alpha-diol 12-alpha-hydroxylase-like → MALWVTLLCSLVASLLGGLYLLGAFRRRRANEPPLDKGHIPWLGYALDFRKDSSEFLKRMQRKHGDIFTVLLGGYYFTFVMDPFCFGAIVKESRAKLDFKKFASELVRRVFGYQSVEVSHKIIQLSSTKHLMGDGLVVMTQAMMENLQKLMLFKMNSGERERTWQEDSLFNYCYNIIFRAGYLALYGSEPHQGADNKEKANEHDRVHSDELFYEFRKYDRLFPRLAYAVLPPKDKIEAERLKRLFWSMLSVKKSRQKDNISGWVSDQEQSLAENGVPEYMRDRFMFLLLWASQGNTGPAAFWLLFYLMKHPEAMKAVKEEVDKVSRESGQEVKPGRPPINVTRDMLNQTPLLDSALEETLRLVAAPILIRAVLQDMTLKTSDGTEYALRKGDRVALFPHASVQMDPEIHPEPHRFKYDRFLNPDGTRKDFYKNGKKLKYFSMPWGAGISICPGRFFATNEMKLFVFLMLTYYDLELLDGEEEIPPIDSSRWGFGTMQPIRDVRFRYRPRF